One window from the genome of Vicia villosa cultivar HV-30 ecotype Madison, WI unplaced genomic scaffold, Vvil1.0 ctg.000622F_1_1, whole genome shotgun sequence encodes:
- the LOC131629932 gene encoding putative F-box protein At3g25460 encodes MENITLKPLEMEKNLSTGIKKVSIGIPNDLSFFILSKLSAKTLKRFECVCKLWTLLFQNSYFMSLFCKNLYNHSYYGYTSLLLHLHHKTTSSDLLYSLSDKHFENKIKLNWPNPIQKEDLEFDILGSRSVNGILCLIISSLQTNTRLVLWNPVSEEFKVVPTSFRESVPPYMDIEITRYGFGYDSDRDDYKVIRQIMYNPNSDSESDIDDLSSEDIYYQVFWEIYSLQSNSWKKLKSNLPNNYIDRVLCLDGMCHWWGEEGYSNENYDEAYLLSFDISKEVFLITPIPEDNFFRSMLYWEDLVVLNGCIALISNHIKNYPSDDIFHISILGEVGVKESWIKFYTVWPFPYIEHPIGVGNNGYIFLIGNNGKLVCFNVNTQMVEELGYVGHGFKSKIIIYE; translated from the coding sequence ATGGAAAATATAACTTTAAAGCCTCTGGAGATGGAAAAAAATTTATCTACGGGAATTAAGAAGGTTAGTATCGGCATACCTAATGatctttctttcttcatactttcaAAATTATCTGCAAAAACTTTGAAGCGTTTTGAATGTGTATGTAAATTATGGACCCTCTTATTTCAAAACTCTTACTTCATGAGCCTATTCTGCAAAAACCTCTATAATCATTCTTACTATGGTTATACATCTCTTCTCCTACACCTACATCATAAAACGACATCGAGCGATTTATTATATTCTCTATCAGATAAGCACTTTGAGAATAAGATCAAATTAAATTGGCCAAATCCTATTCAAAAGGAAGATCTCGAATTTGATATTTTGGGGTCTCGTAGTGTTAACGGGATTCTTTGTCTAATAATTAGTTCCCTCCAAACAAATACAAGACTTGTATTGTGGAACCCTGTTAGTGAGGAATTCAAGGTTGTTCCTACCAGCTTTCGTGAGTCTGTACCACCATATATGGATATTGAAATTACTCGATATGGTTTTGGTTATGATTCTGATAGAGATGACTACAAGGTGATTCGACAAATAATGTATAATCCAAATAGCGATAGTGAAAGTGACATTGATGATTTGTCATCTGAAGATATATATTACCAAGTCTTTTGGGAGATTTATAGTCTACAAAGTAACTCTTGGAAGAAACTTAAATCTAATCTCCCTAATAATTATATAGATCGAGTATTGTGTCTTGACGGAATGTGTCACTGGTGGGGTGAAGAAGGCTATAGTAATGAAAATTACGATGAAGCATACCTACTATCATTTGACATAAGTAAGGAGGTATTCCTTATAACACCCATACCCGAGGATAATTTTTTTAGATCTATGCTTTATTGGGAAGACTTAGTAGTATTAAATGGTTGCATTGCTTTAATCTCAAATCACATTAAAAACTATCCAAGTGATGATATTTTTCATATATCAATTTTGGGAGAAGTTGGTGTGAAAGAATCATGGATTAAATTCTATACTGTTTGGCCTTTTCCATACATTGAGCATCCGATTGGAGTTGGAAACAATGGGTATATATTCTTGATAGGGAATAATGGGAAATTAGTTTGTTTTAATGTAAACACTCAGATGGTTGAGGAGCTCGGTTATGTAGGACATGGATTTAAAAGTAAGATAATAATTTATGAATGA